From Nocardia sp. XZ_19_385, the proteins below share one genomic window:
- a CDS encoding DUF4190 domain-containing protein, which translates to MVIPEVPIGQPVEHPHANTVLFLGAASIFCCGALGPVAWALGKRALDQIEASGGAFGGRAQVMIGYMLGIVGTVLMVIMAILFILVALSGRA; encoded by the coding sequence GTGGTGATACCCGAGGTGCCTATTGGTCAACCGGTTGAGCATCCCCATGCCAACACGGTGCTGTTTCTCGGTGCGGCAAGCATTTTCTGCTGTGGTGCACTGGGTCCGGTGGCATGGGCGCTGGGCAAGCGCGCGCTCGATCAGATCGAGGCGTCGGGTGGTGCCTTCGGTGGTCGCGCTCAGGTGATGATCGGGTACATGCTCGGCATCGTCGGCACCGTTCTCATGGTGATCATGGCGATCCTGTTCATTCTGGTCGCCCTGAGCGGCCGGGCCTGA
- a CDS encoding enoyl-CoA hydratase/isomerase family protein → MSSELLVDVSAGIAVLTLNRPAQQNAFTPAMAAELSAALHRCDAEDAIRAVVITGTPPAFCAGADLSNRTGEVSATIDPPPWQVRKPVIAAVNGHAVGIGLALALQCDLRYMARDAVYGLNQVRRGVLADGYAHWTLPRLVGMANAADIMLTGRTFDGEEAKAMGLANSCLEAGEVLPTALAVAHDLVNGSAPLPVALTKRLMWEGLGMSPTMVGQLETDLNSHVGKSIDGGEAMAAFRDRRQPNWTGSVSTEWPAWDTKSGAERPVLD, encoded by the coding sequence ATGAGTTCGGAACTGCTCGTCGATGTCTCCGCGGGCATCGCCGTGCTCACGCTCAACCGGCCCGCCCAGCAGAACGCCTTCACTCCGGCGATGGCCGCCGAACTGAGCGCCGCGCTACATCGCTGCGACGCCGAGGACGCGATCCGCGCGGTGGTCATCACCGGGACCCCACCCGCGTTCTGCGCGGGCGCGGACCTGTCCAACCGCACCGGCGAGGTCAGCGCCACCATCGACCCGCCGCCGTGGCAGGTCCGTAAGCCCGTCATCGCGGCGGTGAACGGGCACGCGGTCGGCATCGGGCTGGCGCTGGCGCTGCAGTGCGACCTGCGGTACATGGCCCGCGACGCGGTCTACGGCCTGAACCAGGTGCGCCGCGGCGTCCTCGCCGACGGGTACGCGCACTGGACGCTCCCCCGGCTGGTCGGCATGGCCAACGCCGCCGACATCATGCTGACCGGGCGCACCTTCGACGGCGAGGAAGCCAAGGCGATGGGCCTGGCCAACAGCTGCCTGGAGGCGGGCGAGGTGCTGCCGACCGCGCTCGCGGTGGCGCACGACCTCGTCAACGGGTCGGCGCCGCTGCCGGTAGCGCTGACCAAGCGGCTGATGTGGGAGGGGCTCGGCATGAGCCCGACCATGGTGGGTCAGCTGGAGACCGACCTGAACTCCCATGTCGGCAAGAGCATCGACGGCGGCGAGGCGATGGCCGCCTTCCGCGATCGCCGCCAGCCCAACTGGACCGGCAGCGTCAGCACGGAATGGCCGGCCTGGGACACCAAGTCCGGCGCCGAGCGCCCCGTACTGGACTGA
- a CDS encoding acyl-CoA dehydrogenase family protein has protein sequence MIDFTLPADLAAERDRVRQFVIDKIVPFEKDPRLTSHGPTDELRQELVELARAEKLLTVQAPVEFGGRGLTHVEQAVIYEAAGWSTLGPVAMNCAAPDEGNMYLLAKIANPEQIERHLVPAINGLQRTVFAMTEPDGAGSDPNQLTTEAVFDGENFTINGRKWLITGANGAKSWIIMARVAPNPHVPEGPTLFLTDGDQPGIIIERTMNTMDRNYVGGHGVVRFENLTLPKEALLGDTGQALRYAQLRLAPARLTHCMRWLGAAERAQSIAVDYAKTRTAFGKPIGEHEGVSFMLADNEIALHQCRLTIWHACWLMDQGEKARHESSIAKAFVSEELFKVTDRCVQVLGGIGISDETVVEMIFRDMRAFRLYDGPTEVHKYAIGRQVLR, from the coding sequence ATGATCGACTTCACGCTCCCCGCCGACCTCGCCGCCGAACGCGACCGCGTGCGGCAGTTCGTCATCGACAAGATCGTCCCGTTCGAGAAGGATCCACGCCTGACCTCGCACGGCCCGACCGACGAATTGCGCCAGGAGCTGGTCGAACTCGCGCGCGCGGAGAAGCTGCTGACCGTGCAGGCCCCGGTGGAATTCGGCGGCCGCGGCCTCACCCACGTGGAGCAGGCGGTGATCTACGAGGCGGCGGGCTGGTCCACCCTCGGCCCGGTCGCGATGAACTGCGCCGCCCCCGACGAGGGCAATATGTACCTGCTCGCCAAGATCGCCAACCCGGAGCAGATCGAACGCCACCTGGTACCGGCCATCAACGGTCTACAGCGCACGGTATTCGCGATGACCGAACCCGACGGCGCGGGCTCGGACCCGAACCAGCTCACCACCGAGGCTGTCTTCGACGGCGAGAACTTCACCATCAATGGCCGCAAGTGGCTGATCACGGGCGCGAACGGCGCGAAGAGCTGGATCATCATGGCCCGCGTCGCCCCGAATCCGCATGTGCCCGAAGGTCCCACGCTGTTCCTCACCGACGGCGACCAGCCCGGCATCATCATCGAACGCACCATGAACACGATGGACCGCAACTATGTCGGCGGCCACGGCGTGGTCCGCTTCGAGAACCTCACGCTGCCCAAGGAAGCACTGCTCGGCGATACCGGCCAGGCCCTGCGCTACGCCCAGCTGCGGCTGGCCCCCGCCCGCCTCACGCACTGCATGCGCTGGCTCGGCGCCGCCGAGCGCGCGCAAAGCATCGCCGTCGACTACGCCAAGACCCGCACCGCCTTCGGCAAGCCGATCGGCGAGCACGAGGGCGTGTCGTTCATGCTGGCCGACAACGAGATCGCGCTGCACCAGTGCCGCCTGACCATCTGGCACGCCTGCTGGCTGATGGATCAGGGCGAAAAGGCCCGGCACGAGAGCTCGATCGCGAAAGCCTTTGTCTCCGAGGAACTGTTCAAGGTGACCGACCGCTGCGTGCAGGTGCTGGGCGGCATCGGCATCAGCGACGAGACGGTGGTCGAGATGATCTTCCGCGACATGCGCGCGTTCCGGCTCTACGACGGCCCCACCGAGGTACACAAGTACGCGATCGGCCGCCAGGTCTTGCGCTGA
- a CDS encoding BTAD domain-containing putative transcriptional regulator yields MRIGLLGAVSVYGDDGMLVEVGGVRVRMLLARLALAAGRPVSVDLLVDGLWGEEPPAEAAGALQALVSRLRKALRGVGAVELVAGGYRLSVRAEDVDAHRFEELAAQGRRELAAGRIEAAASVLRGALELWRGPALADVRDAPFAELAAGRLADLRGSAAADRFDAELRSGGYAEVLADLETAGAERPLSERLAGLRMRALAAAGRQSDALAVYEQIRERLGDELGVDPSAELREIHLALLRGELDRSAMTRTVVSEAVVSRIPVQRTSFVGREEELARVTALLAESRLVTLVGPGGAGKTRLSAEVVARHRAAQRGRVWFVPLAGVRNAGELADAVVGAVGARDQRTSDAAAQGIDRIIGLLDVGEAILVLDNCEHHIEAAAELADQLLEELPDLRILATSREPLAITGESLFPLGPLRIPSGTPDLVDAAESPAVRLFVDRAVAVRPDFVLDAATVNPVLEICRRLDGVPLALELAAAKLRSMSADQIAQRLDDRFRLLTTGSRTALPRQRTLLALVEWSWDLLDEPERALARRLSQFPGGATLDALEAVCSDDALPADDVVYVIGALVEKSVVEVAGAERYRMLETIRAYAAAQFTSAGDDLDTRFAAHYLAVAEANEPLLRTRDQLRALAIFDAEHENLVAALRSTLARKDAESSSRFVTALFWYWGIRGMTTQFETYLEQVLCFEDRLSERTRAAFRLIRLLAGTPPTESPILDLIADCEVAGALDYHPALLMFAAQLAYPAGDIDLGDRLLERALQAPDPWVRASAQWMRDYVHTEQGDLATGARARLTALRDFEQVGDRWGLGMALLAVGRIHSLRGEYADALALFERGVAVSAELGGEADIFQNRTQLIAERMRSGDLSGARRDIEAIQRRAKELGYRRLAAEILFSAAELHRRAGELDAANQAVDELETLADRLQLPGDMAADLIAGARMANLLAAGDAAGARGLLPQTLAGLSAWGISAGVAHSAELLAELLLLEGNPEAAATALGLSEAIRGAFDDGEPQLAVLISTLTEQLGEDAYQHAYRDGADLPRDRALERLAEL; encoded by the coding sequence GTGCGGATTGGGTTGCTCGGTGCCGTCTCGGTGTATGGCGATGACGGGATGCTGGTGGAGGTCGGTGGGGTTCGGGTGCGGATGCTGCTGGCCCGGTTGGCGTTGGCGGCGGGGCGGCCGGTCTCGGTGGACTTGCTGGTGGACGGGTTGTGGGGGGAGGAGCCGCCGGCAGAGGCCGCGGGGGCGTTGCAGGCGTTGGTTTCGCGGTTGCGGAAGGCGTTGCGCGGGGTAGGGGCAGTCGAGTTGGTGGCGGGCGGGTACCGGCTGTCGGTGCGGGCCGAGGACGTGGACGCGCATCGATTCGAGGAACTGGCGGCACAGGGGCGTCGGGAGTTGGCAGCGGGGCGAATCGAAGCCGCGGCTTCGGTGTTGCGGGGTGCGCTCGAGCTGTGGCGGGGGCCGGCGTTGGCGGATGTGCGGGATGCGCCGTTCGCGGAGCTCGCGGCCGGTCGGCTGGCGGACTTGCGGGGGAGTGCGGCGGCGGACCGGTTCGATGCGGAGTTGCGGTCCGGCGGGTACGCCGAGGTGCTGGCTGATCTCGAAACCGCCGGGGCGGAAAGGCCTTTGAGTGAGCGGCTGGCGGGACTGCGGATGCGGGCGCTGGCGGCGGCAGGGCGGCAGTCCGATGCGCTTGCGGTGTACGAGCAGATACGGGAGCGGCTGGGCGACGAACTCGGGGTGGACCCGTCGGCGGAGTTGCGGGAGATTCATCTCGCATTGTTGCGGGGTGAGCTGGACCGGTCGGCGATGACCCGGACGGTGGTGTCTGAGGCCGTAGTGAGCCGAATCCCGGTGCAGCGCACCAGTTTCGTCGGGCGCGAGGAGGAACTGGCGCGGGTGACCGCGCTACTCGCCGAGTCTCGCCTGGTGACGCTGGTCGGTCCTGGCGGCGCGGGTAAGACCCGGCTGTCGGCGGAGGTGGTGGCGCGGCATCGGGCCGCCCAGCGTGGGCGGGTGTGGTTCGTGCCGCTGGCCGGGGTGCGGAATGCCGGTGAGCTGGCCGATGCGGTGGTCGGGGCGGTCGGCGCGCGCGATCAGCGGACCTCCGATGCCGCGGCGCAGGGGATCGATCGGATCATCGGTTTGCTCGATGTCGGCGAGGCGATTCTGGTGCTGGACAACTGCGAGCACCACATCGAGGCGGCCGCCGAGCTCGCCGATCAGTTGCTCGAGGAACTGCCGGATTTGCGGATCCTCGCGACCAGCCGGGAGCCGCTCGCCATCACCGGCGAGTCGCTGTTCCCGCTGGGTCCTTTGCGGATCCCCAGTGGGACACCGGATTTGGTCGATGCCGCCGAATCTCCGGCGGTGCGACTATTCGTGGACCGCGCTGTCGCGGTCCGCCCGGATTTCGTCCTCGATGCCGCCACGGTGAACCCGGTGCTGGAGATCTGCCGCCGTCTCGACGGTGTTCCGCTGGCCCTGGAACTCGCCGCGGCCAAACTCCGGTCGATGAGCGCCGACCAGATCGCCCAGCGCCTCGATGACCGATTCCGATTGCTCACCACCGGCAGCCGGACCGCGCTGCCGCGCCAGCGCACCCTGCTCGCGCTCGTGGAATGGAGTTGGGATCTGCTGGACGAGCCGGAACGCGCACTGGCGCGCAGGCTTTCGCAGTTCCCCGGTGGCGCGACGCTGGACGCGCTGGAAGCGGTGTGCTCCGATGACGCGCTGCCCGCCGACGACGTGGTGTATGTGATCGGCGCGCTGGTCGAGAAGTCCGTGGTCGAGGTCGCGGGCGCGGAGCGGTATCGGATGCTGGAAACCATCCGCGCCTACGCCGCCGCCCAATTCACCAGTGCTGGAGACGATCTCGACACCCGCTTCGCCGCTCACTATCTCGCTGTCGCCGAAGCGAACGAGCCGCTGCTACGCACCCGGGATCAGCTCCGGGCACTCGCGATATTCGACGCCGAACATGAAAATCTCGTTGCCGCACTGCGATCCACGCTCGCTCGCAAAGATGCGGAGTCGTCGTCCCGGTTCGTCACCGCGCTGTTCTGGTACTGGGGAATTCGCGGCATGACCACCCAGTTCGAAACCTATCTCGAGCAGGTGCTGTGCTTCGAGGATCGGCTTTCGGAGCGCACTCGCGCGGCGTTCCGATTGATCCGATTGCTGGCGGGCACCCCGCCGACGGAATCCCCAATCCTCGATCTGATCGCCGACTGTGAGGTCGCGGGCGCACTGGACTACCACCCGGCCTTGCTGATGTTCGCTGCTCAACTCGCTTATCCCGCAGGCGATATCGACCTGGGCGACCGGCTGTTGGAGCGAGCTCTGCAGGCACCGGACCCCTGGGTGCGGGCCAGCGCGCAGTGGATGCGCGACTACGTCCACACCGAGCAGGGCGACCTCGCCACCGGCGCTCGAGCCCGCCTGACCGCCCTGCGTGATTTCGAGCAGGTCGGCGACCGCTGGGGCCTCGGCATGGCCCTGCTGGCCGTCGGTCGTATCCACTCGTTGCGCGGTGAATATGCCGACGCCCTGGCCCTTTTCGAGCGCGGTGTCGCGGTCAGCGCCGAATTAGGCGGCGAGGCCGACATTTTCCAGAACCGCACCCAGCTGATTGCCGAGCGCATGCGCAGCGGAGACCTGTCCGGTGCGCGGCGCGATATCGAGGCCATCCAGCGGCGGGCCAAGGAACTCGGGTACCGGCGACTCGCCGCCGAGATCCTGTTCAGCGCAGCCGAATTACACCGGCGTGCAGGCGAACTCGATGCGGCGAACCAGGCGGTAGACGAACTGGAAACCCTGGCCGACCGGTTGCAGCTCCCCGGCGACATGGCCGCTGATCTGATCGCAGGGGCCCGGATGGCGAATCTACTGGCCGCAGGCGACGCCGCCGGAGCCCGCGGACTGCTGCCGCAGACTTTGGCCGGACTGTCGGCCTGGGGCATTTCGGCCGGGGTCGCCCACTCCGCCGAGCTGCTCGCCGAATTGCTTCTCCTCGAAGGCAATCCGGAGGCGGCGGCCACCGCCCTCGGCCTGAGCGAGGCGATACGGGGGGCCTTCGATGACGGCGAACCCCAACTTGCCGTGCTGATTTCGACATTGACCGAGCAGCTCGGCGAGGACGCCTACCAGCACGCTTACCGGGACGGTGCGGATCTGCCCCGGGATCGAGCGCTGGAGCGCCTCGCCGAGCTCTAG
- a CDS encoding metal ABC transporter permease: MEKLSGVLEKMFDFSTTAHLLTYPFVLQALLAAALLGLLAGAIGPLIVSRQMSFAVHGTSELSLTGAAAALLAGIGVGVGAILGSVVAAVLFGLLGTKARERDSSIAVIMSFGLGLSVLFLWLGPERAGSKFSLLTGQVVSVGYNGLALLITCSAAVLAVLAVVYRPLLFASTDPEVAVARGVPVRALSVIFAVMVGVTAAFGVQLVGALLVLSLLITPAAAAAQLTANPVRATVLTIIFAELAAVGGMLLSLAPGVPVSTFVTTISFLIYVICRVIGSRQRKLASVR; encoded by the coding sequence ATGGAAAAACTCTCCGGCGTGCTCGAGAAGATGTTCGACTTCTCCACCACCGCACACCTTTTGACCTACCCGTTCGTGCTGCAGGCGCTGCTGGCCGCGGCGCTGCTCGGCCTGCTCGCGGGCGCCATCGGACCGCTGATCGTCAGCCGGCAGATGTCCTTCGCCGTGCACGGCACCAGTGAGCTGTCGCTGACCGGCGCGGCCGCGGCACTGTTGGCGGGTATCGGCGTCGGCGTCGGCGCCATCCTCGGCTCGGTCGTCGCGGCCGTCCTGTTCGGCCTGCTGGGCACCAAAGCGCGCGAACGCGATTCATCGATCGCAGTCATCATGTCCTTCGGCCTGGGCCTGTCGGTGCTGTTCCTCTGGCTCGGGCCCGAGCGCGCCGGCTCGAAGTTCTCGCTGCTCACCGGCCAGGTCGTCAGCGTCGGCTACAACGGCCTCGCACTGCTGATCACCTGCAGCGCCGCCGTTCTCGCAGTTCTCGCGGTCGTCTATCGCCCGCTGCTGTTCGCCAGCACCGACCCGGAAGTCGCGGTGGCGCGTGGCGTCCCGGTCCGCGCGCTCTCGGTGATCTTCGCCGTAATGGTGGGCGTCACGGCCGCATTCGGCGTCCAGCTCGTCGGCGCCCTGCTGGTCCTCTCGCTCCTCATCACCCCTGCCGCCGCGGCCGCGCAACTCACCGCGAACCCGGTGCGCGCCACCGTCCTCACCATCATTTTCGCCGAGTTGGCCGCGGTCGGCGGCATGCTGCTGTCCCTCGCTCCCGGCGTCCCGGTGTCGACCTTCGTCACCACCATCTCGTTCCTGATCTACGTGATCTGCCGCGTTATCGGCTCCCGGCAGCGCAAACTCGCCAGCGTCCGCTGA
- a CDS encoding metal ABC transporter ATP-binding protein produces the protein MTKGVALSEHTERVQPLSLDSAPAVRLDGATLAFGERTLWDGLDLEVQPGEFIAVLGPNGSGKTSLMRILLGQLALSSGSASIAGSPARVGNPAIGYIPQQKTIDAGVQLRGVDLVGLGVDGHRWGLGLRGRAERKRKVAAAIADVGAERFAHAPLETMSGGEQQRLRVAQALVGDPKVLLCDEPLLSLDLANQRLVSELIDKRRRTHDTAVLFVTHEINPILPLVDRVLYLVDGKFRIGKPDEVMTSEVLSELYQTQVDVLRVRDRLVVVGTGDTLDALGAAGAQHCKADEVHA, from the coding sequence ATGACCAAGGGAGTCGCGCTGTCCGAGCACACCGAGCGAGTTCAACCGCTTTCGCTCGACAGCGCGCCCGCCGTCCGTCTCGACGGCGCCACGCTGGCCTTCGGTGAACGCACCCTCTGGGACGGGCTCGATCTCGAGGTCCAGCCCGGTGAGTTCATCGCGGTCCTCGGACCCAACGGCTCCGGCAAGACCTCGCTGATGCGGATCCTGCTCGGGCAGCTGGCGCTCAGTTCCGGTTCCGCGTCGATCGCGGGTTCGCCCGCACGGGTGGGCAATCCGGCTATCGGCTACATCCCGCAGCAGAAGACGATCGATGCGGGCGTGCAGTTGCGCGGGGTCGATCTGGTCGGGCTCGGTGTCGATGGGCATCGCTGGGGCCTGGGGCTGCGTGGCCGCGCGGAACGCAAACGCAAGGTGGCGGCGGCGATCGCCGATGTCGGCGCGGAACGGTTCGCGCACGCGCCGCTGGAGACCATGTCCGGTGGCGAGCAGCAGCGGCTGCGCGTCGCCCAGGCCCTGGTCGGCGATCCTAAGGTGCTGCTCTGCGACGAGCCGCTCCTGTCCCTGGACCTGGCCAATCAGCGGCTGGTGTCGGAACTGATCGACAAGCGCCGCCGGACCCATGACACGGCAGTACTTTTCGTCACCCACGAGATCAATCCCATTCTGCCGCTGGTGGATCGGGTGCTGTACCTGGTCGACGGCAAGTTCCGGATCGGCAAGCCGGACGAGGTGATGACCTCCGAGGTGCTCTCCGAGCTGTACCAGACCCAGGTCGACGTGCTGCGCGTCCGCGACCGCCTGGTCGTCGTCGGCACCGGCGACACCCTGGACGCGCTCGGCGCGGCGGGCGCCCAGCACTGCAAGGCCGACGAGGTGCACGCCTGA
- a CDS encoding metal ABC transporter solute-binding protein, Zn/Mn family, with product MKLTGVAVGVATALTLTACGSAEDSSGKPSVVASTNVWGSIASQIAGSDADVESIITDPAADPHSHETSAVESAKISDADLVVYNGGGYDEFMDKAVEGKNKKTVDAFSSRIDQSDENEHVWYDVETVSAVADQIAGALGDIDAAHKQGYADRAAAFKAKLSAISAITGQIAAQNPNTPVLQTEPLAHYLLLDAGAKDLTPHDFQEAIEQETDPSPAAVAQTRDLLTAKQVRALIYNIQTEDKITKDLRGLAGSGGTPVVEVTETLPNGTDYIQWQTKNAEALASVLK from the coding sequence ATGAAGCTCACCGGCGTCGCCGTAGGGGTCGCGACCGCACTCACCCTGACGGCCTGCGGTAGCGCCGAGGACTCTTCTGGCAAGCCGAGCGTGGTGGCCTCCACCAACGTGTGGGGATCGATCGCGTCCCAGATCGCCGGTTCCGACGCCGACGTGGAATCGATCATCACCGACCCCGCCGCCGACCCGCATTCGCACGAGACCTCGGCCGTCGAATCCGCCAAGATCAGCGACGCCGACCTGGTCGTCTACAACGGCGGCGGCTACGACGAGTTCATGGACAAGGCCGTCGAGGGCAAGAACAAGAAGACCGTCGACGCCTTCTCCTCGCGCATCGACCAGAGCGACGAGAACGAGCACGTCTGGTACGACGTGGAAACCGTGAGCGCCGTGGCCGACCAGATCGCCGGCGCCCTCGGCGACATCGACGCCGCGCACAAGCAGGGCTACGCCGACCGCGCCGCCGCGTTCAAGGCCAAGCTGAGCGCGATCTCCGCCATCACCGGTCAGATCGCCGCCCAGAACCCGAACACCCCGGTGCTGCAGACCGAGCCGCTCGCGCACTACCTGCTGCTCGACGCCGGCGCCAAGGACCTGACCCCGCACGACTTCCAGGAAGCGATCGAGCAGGAGACCGACCCGTCCCCCGCCGCTGTCGCCCAGACCCGGGACCTGCTCACCGCCAAGCAGGTACGGGCCCTGATCTACAACATCCAGACCGAGGACAAGATCACCAAGGACCTGCGTGGCCTGGCCGGCTCCGGTGGCACCCCGGTCGTCGAGGTGACCGAGACCCTGCCCAACGGCACCGATTACATTCAGTGGCAGACCAAGAACGCCGAGGCGCTCGCCTCCGTCCTCAAGTAG
- the otsB gene encoding trehalose-phosphatase produces the protein MSAQDLPQELRRALSTVAREPRLLVASDYDGTIAPIVSDPAKAYPHRESVSALRALAGLTGTTAAVISGRALRDLAALSRLPVEVQLIGSHGSEFDVGFVHAIDNDAKQLLQEVQTSLTQIAENNPGASVETKPASVALHVRNASPEIGRRALNSVRQGPACWVGVQTTEGKQVIELAVIPTDKGTALDTIRHQEGATAAVFFGDDVTDEKAFRVLSGPDVGIKVGEGESLARFRVDSTEMVSKALAFLLEERRTWLAGASAPRIERLTMLASPRSVALLTPDATVTWFCHPEPDSAAVFAHLLGGPQAGHFSIAPERTGLPLSQRYIDGTMTVETRWASLGVIDYLPHDVNTDRTDLTRVITGDAKAVVTFAPRPEFGQVPVSIQCEPTGLRVLGTNDPMVLRSPGVEWRIDTDGTHDVATAVVDPSRGPIVLELRCGTQDLAPAMTPEPQRRQQAEQYWSQWASGLDLPSLKPDLMKRSALTLRGLVHAPSGSILAAATTSLPEDLGGVRNWDYRYCWLRDAALTAQALVSLGSRTEAEDFLGWVHKVLETLPGPERLHPLYTIYGETLPPEAVIDQLPGYAGSRPVRVGNAANMQVQLDVFGPIVDLIAALAHARERQGITDPAKALPDADWELVHAMCSAVQRRWTEPDHGIWEIRGNPRHHVYSKVMGWLTVDRAITLAQKFDRTVDPAWVELRDIIADEVKTKGWNDEVQSYTAAYDGTDLDAATLHIGLSGLIDPSDPRFAATVVATEAELRSGSTVYRYHHDDGLPGGEGGFHLCAAWLVEAYLLIGKRSDAEALFAQLVDVAGPTGLLSEEYDPVAERSLGNHPQAYSHLGLLRCAQLLGQPADVLV, from the coding sequence GTGAGCGCACAGGATCTGCCACAAGAACTTCGCCGTGCTTTGTCCACGGTCGCGCGCGAGCCACGGCTCTTGGTCGCGTCGGACTACGACGGGACCATCGCGCCCATCGTTTCCGACCCGGCAAAAGCGTATCCCCACCGGGAATCGGTGAGCGCGCTACGCGCTCTCGCCGGCCTGACCGGGACCACCGCCGCTGTCATCTCCGGTCGTGCGCTGCGCGATCTCGCTGCCCTGTCCCGGCTTCCGGTCGAGGTCCAGCTGATCGGTAGTCACGGTTCGGAATTCGATGTCGGCTTCGTGCACGCGATCGACAACGACGCCAAACAGCTACTGCAAGAAGTACAGACGTCGCTGACCCAGATCGCCGAGAACAACCCCGGCGCCTCGGTCGAAACGAAACCGGCCAGCGTGGCCCTGCACGTCCGCAACGCCAGCCCTGAAATCGGCCGTCGCGCACTGAATTCCGTGCGCCAGGGCCCGGCCTGCTGGGTCGGCGTGCAGACCACCGAGGGCAAACAGGTCATCGAACTAGCCGTGATCCCGACCGACAAGGGCACCGCGCTGGACACCATCCGGCATCAGGAAGGTGCGACCGCGGCGGTCTTCTTCGGCGACGACGTCACCGACGAGAAGGCCTTCCGCGTGCTGTCCGGACCAGACGTCGGCATTAAGGTCGGCGAGGGTGAAAGCCTGGCCCGGTTCCGGGTCGACAGCACCGAAATGGTTTCCAAGGCACTGGCTTTCCTGCTCGAGGAGCGCCGCACCTGGTTGGCCGGTGCCAGCGCCCCCCGAATCGAACGGCTGACCATGCTGGCCAGCCCCCGTTCGGTCGCCCTGCTCACCCCCGACGCCACAGTGACCTGGTTCTGTCATCCGGAACCGGATTCGGCCGCGGTGTTCGCACACCTGCTCGGCGGGCCCCAGGCCGGCCACTTCAGCATCGCGCCGGAACGCACCGGTCTGCCGCTGTCGCAGCGCTACATCGACGGCACCATGACCGTCGAAACCCGTTGGGCGAGTCTGGGAGTCATCGACTACCTGCCGCACGACGTGAACACCGACCGCACCGACCTGACCCGGGTGATCACCGGTGACGCGAAGGCCGTCGTAACCTTCGCGCCGCGACCGGAATTCGGTCAGGTTCCGGTGAGCATCCAGTGCGAGCCCACCGGCCTGCGCGTGCTCGGCACCAACGATCCGATGGTGCTGCGCTCCCCCGGCGTGGAATGGCGGATCGACACCGACGGCACCCACGATGTCGCGACCGCGGTCGTGGATCCCTCGCGTGGCCCGATCGTGCTGGAACTGCGTTGCGGTACACAGGATCTGGCACCCGCGATGACTCCGGAGCCACAGCGCCGGCAGCAGGCCGAGCAGTATTGGTCGCAGTGGGCGAGCGGACTCGACCTGCCCTCGCTCAAGCCGGATCTGATGAAGCGCTCGGCGCTGACGCTGCGCGGCCTGGTGCACGCGCCCTCCGGGTCCATCCTCGCCGCGGCCACCACGTCGCTGCCGGAAGACCTTGGCGGCGTGCGCAACTGGGACTACCGCTACTGCTGGCTGCGCGACGCCGCGCTGACCGCGCAGGCGCTCGTCTCGCTCGGATCCCGCACCGAGGCAGAGGATTTCCTCGGCTGGGTGCACAAGGTCCTGGAAACGCTGCCCGGCCCCGAGCGGCTGCACCCGCTGTACACGATCTACGGCGAGACGCTGCCGCCGGAAGCCGTCATCGATCAGCTGCCCGGCTATGCCGGATCGCGGCCGGTGCGCGTCGGCAACGCGGCCAACATGCAGGTGCAGCTCGACGTCTTCGGCCCGATCGTGGACCTCATCGCCGCGCTGGCGCACGCTCGCGAGCGCCAGGGCATCACCGATCCGGCCAAGGCCCTGCCGGACGCCGACTGGGAACTGGTGCACGCCATGTGCTCGGCGGTGCAGCGGCGCTGGACCGAACCCGATCACGGCATCTGGGAGATCCGCGGCAACCCGCGGCACCACGTGTACTCGAAGGTGATGGGCTGGCTCACCGTCGACCGGGCCATCACCCTGGCGCAGAAGTTCGACCGGACCGTGGACCCGGCCTGGGTCGAACTGCGCGACATCATCGCCGACGAGGTGAAGACCAAGGGCTGGAACGACGAGGTGCAGTCCTACACGGCGGCTTACGACGGCACCGACCTGGACGCGGCCACCCTGCACATCGGCCTGAGCGGTCTGATCGATCCGTCCGACCCGCGGTTCGCCGCGACCGTCGTGGCCACCGAGGCGGAGCTGCGCAGCGGCTCGACCGTCTACCGGTACCACCACGACGACGGACTGCCCGGCGGCGAAGGTGGCTTCCACCTGTGCGCGGCCTGGCTGGTCGAGGCCTATCTACTGATCGGCAAACGCTCCGACGCCGAGGCGCTGTTCGCGCAGCTGGTGGATGTGGCGGGTCCGACGGGCCTGCTCAGCGAGGAGTACGACCCGGTTGCCGAGCGTTCCCTGGGTAACCATCCGCAGGCCTACAGCCACCTCGGCCTGCTGCGCTGCGCCCAGTTGCTGGGGCAGCCCGCCGACGTGCTGGTCTGA